In a genomic window of Coriobacteriia bacterium:
- a CDS encoding TetR/AcrR family transcriptional regulator, with protein MAPREDRRTARTRRALRDALAAEIRACGGLDRVAVTAIAERADVTRRTFYSHYRDIADLVERSEAELLEGLADHIFRIAQANLDDLRDSLSRLGPCPGSVELLEFVRDNGDYMGAMLGPGGDPALVEKIKDIARETVTDRALDGLDARALGPFFDYYLTFVVSAEVGVVQRWLEGGMREGVDVMARMMTVLAFVRPGDLYGRSMDVDLPMYGQLLMGMRLSGAGERESKR; from the coding sequence ATGGCGCCACGCGAAGACCGTCGCACGGCCCGCACGAGGCGTGCGCTGCGCGACGCGCTTGCTGCGGAGATCCGGGCGTGCGGCGGCCTGGATCGCGTCGCTGTGACGGCCATCGCTGAGCGCGCTGATGTGACGCGGCGCACGTTTTACTCGCACTATCGCGACATAGCTGATCTCGTTGAGCGCAGCGAGGCGGAGCTGTTGGAAGGTTTGGCCGACCACATATTTCGCATCGCGCAGGCAAACTTGGACGATCTGCGTGACAGCCTGTCCCGCCTGGGCCCGTGTCCGGGCTCCGTTGAGCTGCTGGAGTTTGTGCGCGACAACGGTGACTACATGGGTGCCATGCTCGGTCCGGGCGGCGACCCCGCGCTTGTCGAGAAGATAAAGGACATCGCGCGGGAAACGGTGACGGATCGCGCGCTTGACGGCCTGGACGCGCGGGCGCTCGGCCCGTTCTTCGACTACTACCTAACGTTTGTCGTATCGGCCGAGGTCGGCGTCGTGCAACGCTGGCTCGAGGGCGGCATGCGGGAGGGCGTCGACGTCATGGCGCGCATGATGACTGTGCTGGCGTTTGTGCGCCCCGGCGATTTGTATGGGCGCTCCATGGACGTCGATCTGCCGATGTATGGCCAGCTGTTGATGGGGATGCGTCTGAGCGGCGCAGGCGAGAGGGAGAGCAAGCGATGA